The Chitinophaga sp. Cy-1792 genome contains the following window.
AGTTATTTTAGATAAATAGGGTAGGTGTAAACTGAATAAATAACTTACAAGATAGATTTATAAATGAATTTCCTATATATGTTATAATTATCATTGTAATGAAAGAGGATTATTCCCGTTATAAGACCCGTATAGCTGATCCTGTGGCGCCCCGAATGTTAAATTCCTTACGTGCGGTAGGTTATACCCTTGGAGCAGCCCTTGCTGATATACTTGATAACTCTATCTCAGCAGAAGCAAAGAATATCTGGATTGATTTCAATTATTCAGACCAGGAATCTTTTATTTCGATTGAAGATGATGGTCGTGGAATGAATGATCTGGAATTGGAAGAGGCTATGAGACTAGGTAGCAGAATACCTGATGATGAGCGTCTTTTGGATGATTTAGGCCGGTTTGGGATGGGATTGAAAACGGCATCACTATCTCAATGTAAAAGTTTATCAGTAATGTCAAAGAAGAACGGTGAGCAGGCTGCATATTTGACATGGGACCTGGACTTTATTTGTAATGTTTCTAAAAAATGGGAGCTTTTGGAATATATGCCCGAAGGTGATTGGGTCAACAGGTTTGGCAGTCGGGAAAAAGGCACAACGGTTCTCTGGAAGAAATTAGATAGGATAATTGACTTTAAAGCCGGCAGCTATGAAAAAATAAGCAGAAATTTAGAAGCGGCTTTACTTAAGGCGAAAGATCATCTCGCAATGGTTTTTCATAGGTTTATTGAAGACAGGCAGGTTAAAATCTATCTGCGTGGCAGAGAGATTGAACCCTGGAATCCATTCCTGACAGAACATTCTGCAACTCAACATTTACCAGAAGAAATACTTGATCTATCGGGAACTAAACTCAGGGGATTCATTCTTCCGCACCAATCCAGACTAACAGTAAATGAGTTTAACAGAATGGAGGGGGGGAAGGGGTGGAATGGCCAGCAGGGTTTTTACATTTACCGGAATAAGCGACTACTTATCGGGGGGAGCTGGCTTGGTCTTTTGCGGAAGAACCCAATGTATAGACTGGCACGGATCTCGCTGGACTTTCCTGCTTCTCTGGATGCCGAATGGCAGATTGATATCAAGAAATCGACTGCAAGATTTCCTCCGGGATATATTAACAGGTTAAAGGCATATGCGAATGCTGTATGTTCTAGATCTTCGGGTGTATTCACAAATAAAGGGGCAATTATTCGAAATAGAGGAACTTCCAGTTTTGATTTCCAGCCAGTTTGGATGGAGAAGCAGAAGTTTGGCAATAGGTTTTACGAAATCAACAGACATCACCCCATTATAGTCAACGCGCAGCCACAGGATTTTATGAAAATACTGAAGCTTCTTGAAGAGACAGTGCCAGTGAATATACAGCAGCCTGGTTCTGAGAACACGGTTTCAAGGCCCTTCGAAGGAGAGAGACTGAATGAGCTAAAGGAGATTATGCTGGAAATATATCAGTCACTAATGAAGACGTGTAGTTCAGATGATGCCAGGTCGCAACTTTTTATGATTGAACCTTTTAATGAGTATCCGGAAATAATTGCGAGTCTATGAGTAATAACTATGGCAAGGCAAAAAGTATTTGTTTAAACCTGCTTTCTGATGAGATTGAAGCTGTTAATGCTGAATCTATTCGTAATACATTGGATAGAGTAGGTCCTTTATTTAATCTGGAAAATGTGGACAGGGAAAAGCTGCAAAAGGAGCTGGAATCGATGTATGCTGTGTTTTCAAACCAATACAAAGCACTGGATGACAGTAGCCGTCCGGAGCCGTGGGTGAAAAATGCCAGGGCTGCATTTCAGTGGCGCTTCTGGAATCGCTACAGGCGCCTCCTGGAGAAGAAAAATTATGCGCCGGATACAATTAATAAGTTGGATAATCTCACTGATGATATTCTAGACAGATTACCAGCTCCGGGAACAGCAGAACGATATGATAAACGTGGGTTGATTGTGGGGCAGGTGCAGTCCGGAAAAACCGGAAATTACATAGGGCTCATATGCAAAGCGGCTGATGTTGGCTATAAGATTATTATTGTTTTGGCCGGCGTACACAATAGTTTGAGATCCCAAACCCAGCTAAGGATTGATGAAGGTTTTCTAGGCTTTGATACACAATTGGCGCGAAGTCTGAATTTAACAAATAACAGAATCGGAGTGGGGAAGTTTCCGCCTGAAGTAGTCGCACATTCACTCACAACAAATGCTATTGACGGAGATTTTAGTCGCCAGGCTTCAGAAAAGGCGGGAGTAAATATTCGGGGAAATGACCCTATTATCATTACGGTTAAGAAAAACGCTACTGTTTTAAAAAACCTCCTCAGCTGGTTATATGGTCGTGGTGAAACAATGAGTGATAACCTTAAGCTGATCAGGAATGTCCCATTGCTTATCATTGATGATGAGGCGGATAATGCATCCATTAATATCAGTAAAAGTAAGGTTTCCGGAATAAATGGATGTATAAGAGCGCTGATTAAACTATTTGAGCAAAGTGTATATATCGGATATACAGCAACCCCGTTTGCAAATATTTTTATTAAGCCAGGAGGCGCGCGAGACGATGAAAAAGGGTTATTAAATGTAAATAATTTATCATTCTCAATGGGAGATGATATTTTCCCCAAGAATTTTATCATTAATATACCGGCTCCTTCAAACTATGTTGGTCCTGAAAAAATTTTTTCAATCAATATAGGAAATGGGTTAACTACCGAAAAGGAGTTTGTCAGACTTTATGAGATTGTAACTGACTATCTGCCATATATAAAAGAAGGCCATAAGCCATTTAATCCGGAGAAGAAACAGGCAGACACGAGAATGGAAGATATTCCTCCAACTCTGAAGAAAGCAATAAAATATTTTTTCCTGGTATGCGCGGCAAGAAGGGCAAGGGGGCAGTTTAAGGAGCATAATTCGATGCTGATTCATATGTCAAGATTTGTATCCTGGCAGGATAGAATTGCAAACATTGTACTTGAAGTAGTAAAGGATTATGCGGGGAAAGTAGAACTTAATGATCCATACTTTTTGAGAGAGCTTGAAATATGCTGGCGTGATGAATTTATGCCCAAAACCAAACAGGTAATTGAGGAAAGGCTTGTAAACGATGCCAACATAACGGTCATAGAGTGGCTTGATCTCTTACCGCATCTGCATCCTGCAGTATCTAAAATTGAAGTAAGGGCGATACATGGAGACAAAAGAATCGAGGGGCTTGAACATAAGAATATCCGCCCTTTGGATTATTATGACAACCGTGAATCCGGTAT
Protein-coding sequences here:
- a CDS encoding ATP-binding protein, with product MKEDYSRYKTRIADPVAPRMLNSLRAVGYTLGAALADILDNSISAEAKNIWIDFNYSDQESFISIEDDGRGMNDLELEEAMRLGSRIPDDERLLDDLGRFGMGLKTASLSQCKSLSVMSKKNGEQAAYLTWDLDFICNVSKKWELLEYMPEGDWVNRFGSREKGTTVLWKKLDRIIDFKAGSYEKISRNLEAALLKAKDHLAMVFHRFIEDRQVKIYLRGREIEPWNPFLTEHSATQHLPEEILDLSGTKLRGFILPHQSRLTVNEFNRMEGGKGWNGQQGFYIYRNKRLLIGGSWLGLLRKNPMYRLARISLDFPASLDAEWQIDIKKSTARFPPGYINRLKAYANAVCSRSSGVFTNKGAIIRNRGTSSFDFQPVWMEKQKFGNRFYEINRHHPIIVNAQPQDFMKILKLLEETVPVNIQQPGSENTVSRPFEGERLNELKEIMLEIYQSLMKTCSSDDARSQLFMIEPFNEYPEIIASL